From one Chlamydiifrater phoenicopteri genomic stretch:
- the glgB gene encoding 1,4-alpha-glucan branching protein GlgB, with protein sequence MVERILRSQEVEKLCRGESDSPHSILGLQPLSTKGGAEAVIVLFRPGAQKVSLQILEEVVEATKVQEVPGLFFYKLPEKLVKASSSLGNFDYKIYHENGLLAHDPYAFPILWSLVDEELFALGKHEEIYRRMGAISREVLGVKGVLFTVWAPNATSISVVGDFNKWNGLVNPMKRVEKSSGVWELFIPGIEPGMRYKWEIVSCSGIRTRKSDPYGKSFDYPPEFSSIIVSKKDFAWSDGPWIENRTRAGNRRHLPINIYEVHLGSWRWEEGKPLSYRKLAESLAKHCQQFHYTHVELLPVTEHPLVESWGYQVGGYYAPTRRFGDPDDFRFFVNYLHEKGIGVILDWVPAHFPVDDFLFSNFDGTPLYESTWHKDNIHPHWGTYTFDYSKPQVVNFLLGSALFWLEEMHVDGIRFDAVASMLYLDYGREHGEWTPNRLGGREHLEAQEFIQRVNAIIHERFPGVITFAEESTSFPKVTFPVKDGGLGFDYKWNMGWMNDTFRYFQTLPDQRSAHNCCLTFGLMYAFHESFILPFSHDEVVHEKGSLIGKMPGNNKQKFAHLRLLLSYQMCQIGKKLSFMGTELASFDEWSPNRGLQEHLLEDVDHRVFNKFVAELNAFYLDHPPLWQKDCEPEGFEWVDFSDITNNVIAYKRSGYRSRSYHEGFVEKESRDPCLSGLGDDEYRLLCVHHFGCQRLEEYFFCCSSSSVELLFNSNAERFGGDGWGDCVHSSKYLGAKNFTDEGIFVDVPPLTTLIIKIKN encoded by the coding sequence ATGGTAGAAAGAATTTTACGATCCCAAGAGGTAGAGAAGCTTTGTAGAGGAGAAAGTGATTCCCCTCACAGCATATTAGGTTTGCAGCCACTATCCACTAAAGGAGGAGCAGAGGCTGTCATAGTCCTCTTTCGTCCTGGAGCACAAAAAGTTTCTCTTCAAATTCTTGAAGAGGTCGTTGAAGCTACAAAAGTTCAAGAAGTTCCTGGTCTTTTCTTTTACAAGCTTCCAGAGAAGCTTGTGAAAGCGTCATCTTCTTTAGGAAATTTCGATTACAAGATCTATCATGAGAATGGATTGCTAGCGCATGATCCTTACGCATTTCCAATTCTTTGGAGCCTTGTTGATGAGGAATTATTTGCTCTAGGCAAGCATGAAGAAATTTATCGTAGGATGGGCGCGATATCGAGAGAGGTCTTGGGAGTCAAAGGGGTGCTGTTCACTGTGTGGGCTCCTAATGCAACAAGCATTTCCGTTGTTGGAGACTTTAATAAGTGGAATGGTTTAGTCAATCCCATGAAAAGAGTAGAGAAATCCTCGGGGGTATGGGAATTATTTATTCCAGGGATAGAGCCCGGGATGCGCTATAAATGGGAAATAGTTTCTTGCTCAGGAATTCGTACACGCAAAAGTGATCCTTATGGAAAGAGCTTTGACTACCCCCCGGAGTTTTCCTCTATCATTGTGAGTAAGAAAGATTTTGCTTGGTCTGACGGTCCATGGATAGAAAATCGAACTCGCGCAGGAAATCGTCGACACCTACCTATTAACATTTATGAGGTGCACTTAGGATCTTGGCGATGGGAGGAGGGGAAGCCACTATCTTACCGGAAGTTAGCAGAGAGTTTAGCTAAGCATTGCCAACAATTTCACTATACACACGTCGAACTTCTTCCTGTTACTGAGCATCCCTTGGTAGAGTCGTGGGGATATCAAGTGGGAGGGTATTATGCGCCTACGCGACGTTTTGGCGACCCTGATGATTTTCGATTTTTCGTTAACTATTTGCATGAGAAGGGAATAGGGGTGATATTAGACTGGGTTCCTGCGCATTTCCCTGTCGATGATTTTTTGTTCTCCAATTTCGATGGCACGCCTCTTTACGAAAGTACTTGGCATAAAGACAATATCCATCCTCATTGGGGTACCTACACTTTTGATTATAGCAAGCCGCAGGTAGTTAATTTTCTTTTAGGAAGTGCCTTGTTTTGGTTGGAGGAAATGCATGTCGATGGGATCCGTTTTGACGCTGTAGCCTCTATGTTATATTTGGATTATGGAAGAGAACATGGGGAGTGGACGCCTAATAGATTAGGGGGAAGAGAACATTTAGAGGCGCAAGAGTTTATTCAGAGAGTAAACGCAATTATTCATGAAAGGTTTCCTGGTGTAATTACTTTTGCCGAAGAATCTACTTCTTTTCCGAAAGTAACCTTTCCAGTGAAGGATGGAGGGCTTGGGTTTGATTACAAATGGAATATGGGGTGGATGAATGACACGTTTCGTTACTTTCAGACTCTTCCTGATCAACGGTCTGCTCATAATTGTTGTCTCACTTTTGGTCTAATGTACGCCTTTCATGAAAGCTTTATCCTACCTTTTTCCCACGATGAAGTTGTTCATGAAAAAGGTAGTTTAATAGGAAAGATGCCTGGAAATAATAAGCAAAAGTTTGCTCATCTTAGGTTGTTGCTGTCTTATCAAATGTGCCAGATAGGAAAAAAATTATCTTTTATGGGTACAGAACTGGCTTCTTTTGATGAGTGGAGTCCCAACAGGGGGTTGCAAGAGCATTTGCTGGAGGATGTTGATCATCGAGTATTTAACAAATTTGTCGCGGAGCTTAATGCTTTTTATCTTGATCACCCACCGTTATGGCAAAAAGATTGTGAGCCAGAAGGTTTTGAATGGGTGGATTTTAGTGATATTACTAACAATGTTATAGCATATAAGCGATCGGGGTATAGATCGCGCTCGTATCACGAAGGTTTTGTAGAGAAGGAATCTCGGGATCCCTGTTTGAGTGGATTAGGAGATGATGAATATAGGTTGTTGTGTGTTCATCATTTTGGCTGTCAGAGACTTGAGGAGTACTTTTTCTGTTGTAGTTCTTCTTCTGTAGAGTTGTTATTTAATTCGAATGCGGAACGCTTTGGTGGTGATGGGTGGGGGGATTGTGTGCACAGTTCCAAATATTTAGGAGCAAAAAATTTTACCGATGAAGGGATTTTTGTAGATGTTCCACCTCTAACCACTTTAATTATAAAGATTAAAAATTAA
- the mtaB gene encoding tRNA (N(6)-L-threonylcarbamoyladenosine(37)-C(2))-methylthiotransferase MtaB, translated as MTIIDRHIAENKTFKLVYLGCRVNQYEVQAYRDQLTVLGYREVKDNEESADVCIVNTCAVTGSAESSSRRAIRQLIRRNPKARVFVTGCFADADKDFFRNLGESCVLVPNKEKHLLVEKIVPYAEELPEFAIKRFEDRSRAFIKVQDGCNSFCSYCIIPYLRGRSTSRPLSAVIKEIKGVVEQGYKEVVIAGINVGDYKDEDKSLADLIRAVDAIEGIERIRISSIDPEDVNEDLREAVLSGRATCPSFHLVLQSGSNAILKRMNRKYNRQDYLECVESLRACNPEFSFTTDIIVGFPGESESDFLDTIKVVETVGFVKVHVFPFSARRRTKAYEFSGTLSPEIIGERKRRLSEFSDSVAFSLRKKRIGSKVSVLVESIHGNQAFGHSEFFEGVWFPHEGRSFVNDMVEVQVTGNSIDGLFGERVG; from the coding sequence ATGACAATCATAGACAGACATATTGCAGAAAATAAAACTTTTAAACTGGTGTATTTGGGATGCCGCGTTAACCAATATGAAGTGCAGGCATATAGAGATCAGCTAACGGTTTTGGGTTACAGGGAAGTAAAGGATAACGAAGAGTCTGCAGATGTTTGTATTGTTAATACCTGCGCAGTCACAGGGTCTGCAGAAAGTTCCAGTAGGCGTGCAATAAGACAGCTTATTCGCAGGAATCCAAAAGCGAGAGTATTTGTTACAGGATGTTTCGCAGACGCCGACAAAGACTTCTTTCGCAACTTAGGAGAGTCTTGTGTTCTTGTTCCCAACAAAGAGAAACACCTTCTCGTAGAAAAAATTGTACCCTATGCAGAAGAATTGCCAGAGTTTGCTATCAAACGCTTTGAAGATCGGTCGAGAGCGTTTATTAAGGTGCAAGATGGCTGTAACTCTTTTTGTTCCTATTGCATTATCCCTTATCTAAGAGGGCGATCTACTTCGAGACCATTGTCAGCAGTGATAAAGGAAATTAAAGGAGTTGTTGAACAAGGGTACAAAGAAGTTGTCATAGCTGGTATCAACGTAGGAGATTACAAAGATGAAGATAAATCTCTTGCCGACTTAATTCGAGCTGTTGACGCTATTGAGGGTATAGAAAGAATACGTATTTCTTCTATAGACCCTGAAGATGTTAACGAAGATCTTCGAGAAGCCGTCCTTTCAGGGAGAGCCACGTGTCCGTCCTTTCATCTGGTTTTGCAGTCGGGTTCCAATGCTATTTTAAAACGAATGAATCGCAAGTACAATCGTCAAGATTATTTGGAGTGTGTAGAATCCCTAAGGGCGTGTAACCCAGAGTTTTCGTTTACTACGGATATCATTGTAGGCTTTCCTGGGGAGAGTGAAAGTGATTTTCTGGATACAATAAAAGTTGTTGAGACGGTGGGTTTTGTTAAGGTACATGTTTTTCCTTTCAGTGCACGCAGACGGACTAAGGCATACGAATTTTCTGGAACATTATCTCCAGAAATTATCGGAGAACGCAAACGACGGTTATCGGAATTTTCTGATTCGGTAGCATTCTCTTTAAGAAAGAAACGGATTGGAAGCAAAGTATCCGTTTTGGTGGAAAGTATTCATGGCAATCAGGCTTTTGGACATTCAGAGTTTTTCGAGGGCGTCTGGTTTCCTCATGAGGGTCGTTCTTTTGTCAACGACATGGTAGAGGTTCAGGTTACAGGAAATAGTATCGATGGTCTATTTGGAGAAAGGGTGGGATAA
- the hflX gene encoding GTPase HflX: MSEDFFSPPERGIDFSGVSLPRPEQDPSQALLISCYEDRKEEKLAKDHVLELAELARSCGITTIESRTFHLRTLASSSYLSEGKAKEVEEVLQLFPSIGVIIFDDEITASQQRNLEKRFGTVVMDRTEVILDIFSQRAITAEAGIQVELAKAKYLLPRLKRMWGHLSRQKSGGGGGYVKGEGEKQIELDKRMIKEKIHRLSSRLKESVRHRETQRRAKERSGIPSFALIGYTNAGKSSLFNVLTDAGTYAEDKLFATLDPKTKRCLLPNKLPVLVTDTVGFVRKLPHTLVAAFRSTLESALRDKFLIHVVDVSHPSAEEHIATTTALLKELKIADPKIITVLNKTDLCTDNKMLSKLRLFCPLPLPLSCVTGAGIAALQQTMEDLVVADYKETALIIPCREYDKVAELLEAGLVTSRRFEEDKVFLRVFLPPFLEKKFLQYIPKKA; encoded by the coding sequence ATGAGTGAGGACTTTTTTTCACCCCCTGAGAGGGGAATAGATTTTTCTGGGGTCTCGTTGCCTCGTCCGGAGCAAGATCCTTCGCAAGCGTTATTGATATCTTGTTATGAAGATCGCAAAGAGGAAAAGCTTGCAAAAGATCATGTGTTAGAATTAGCAGAATTGGCGCGATCTTGTGGTATCACTACTATAGAGTCTCGCACGTTCCATTTGCGCACGCTGGCATCATCGTCGTATCTAAGCGAAGGTAAGGCTAAAGAAGTAGAAGAAGTTTTACAGTTATTCCCTAGTATTGGGGTTATCATTTTTGATGATGAAATTACCGCTTCTCAGCAAAGGAATTTAGAGAAACGTTTTGGTACGGTTGTTATGGATCGTACAGAAGTCATTTTGGATATTTTCTCACAGCGCGCGATAACGGCTGAGGCAGGCATTCAAGTAGAGCTTGCTAAGGCAAAGTATTTGCTTCCGCGGTTAAAGCGTATGTGGGGGCACCTTTCCAGGCAAAAATCTGGCGGAGGTGGTGGATACGTTAAAGGAGAAGGAGAAAAGCAGATAGAGTTAGACAAGCGTATGATCAAAGAGAAAATTCATAGATTGTCGTCACGTCTAAAAGAGTCTGTAAGGCATCGCGAGACGCAGAGGAGGGCTAAAGAGCGTAGCGGGATCCCTTCCTTTGCTTTGATAGGGTACACAAATGCGGGCAAAAGTTCGTTGTTCAATGTATTAACGGATGCCGGGACTTATGCTGAGGATAAGTTGTTCGCCACGCTTGATCCCAAAACAAAGAGGTGCTTGCTTCCCAATAAGCTTCCGGTGCTTGTTACGGACACTGTGGGTTTTGTGCGTAAGCTGCCACATACTTTAGTAGCAGCTTTCCGTAGCACCCTGGAATCTGCCCTCAGAGATAAGTTTCTTATTCATGTTGTGGACGTTTCGCATCCTTCTGCGGAGGAGCATATAGCTACTACAACGGCATTGTTGAAGGAATTAAAGATTGCTGATCCGAAGATTATCACTGTTTTGAATAAGACTGATCTATGTACAGATAACAAAATGCTTAGCAAGCTTCGTTTATTTTGTCCTCTACCTCTTCCGTTGTCTTGTGTTACGGGAGCGGGCATTGCCGCCTTACAGCAGACGATGGAGGATTTAGTCGTTGCTGATTACAAAGAGACTGCTTTGATTATTCCTTGTAGGGAGTATGATAAGGTTGCCGAGCTTTTGGAAGCTGGTTTAGTAACCTCCAGGCGTTTTGAGGAGGATAAAGTATTTTTGCGAGTATTTTTGCCTCCGTTTTTAGAAAAAAAGTTTTTACAGTATATTCCTAAAAAGGCTTGA
- a CDS encoding MBL fold metallo-hydrolase, translating into MVRKPYRRISAVGVFSRVCYSRAVIGLQVCGMGSSDRINEGKFIFLGTGNPEGVPVPFCSCSACKSGVARLRSSALILYGGKKFLIDTGPDLRQQLLRYSVSNVDGIFLTHTHYDHIGGIDEMRSKLIVFGDSVPVVASSETIKALRESRKHFFQESASLAASFSFIPLEDSMGQGKLEGLSFSFCSYFQNEMQVTGFRLGNLAYLTDMQVYEDSIFSFLEGVDTLVLSAIYRELPNIMRTKRRSHLTVEESLDFFAKSGASRLVISHIGHVLQRNLDEYKGVAGLEFADEGQELRFFINE; encoded by the coding sequence ATGGTTCGGAAGCCTTATCGTAGAATCTCTGCTGTTGGGGTTTTTAGTAGAGTCTGTTATAGTCGTGCTGTTATTGGATTGCAGGTTTGTGGAATGGGATCTTCGGATCGTATAAACGAGGGGAAGTTCATTTTTCTTGGAACGGGAAACCCAGAGGGTGTTCCCGTTCCTTTCTGTTCTTGTTCAGCATGTAAATCGGGAGTTGCCCGCCTTCGTTCTTCAGCTCTAATCCTCTACGGGGGAAAGAAATTTTTAATAGATACCGGTCCAGATTTGCGTCAGCAGCTGTTGCGTTATTCTGTTTCAAATGTTGATGGAATATTTTTAACTCATACGCATTACGATCATATCGGAGGCATTGATGAAATGCGATCGAAGTTGATTGTCTTCGGGGACAGTGTTCCTGTTGTGGCTTCTTCGGAGACGATAAAGGCTTTAAGAGAAAGCCGGAAGCATTTTTTCCAAGAAAGCGCCTCATTAGCGGCATCTTTTTCATTCATTCCTTTGGAAGACTCTATGGGTCAAGGTAAGTTAGAGGGATTGTCGTTTTCGTTCTGCTCCTATTTCCAAAATGAGATGCAAGTAACAGGCTTTCGTTTGGGTAATTTAGCTTATCTTACCGATATGCAAGTTTATGAGGACTCTATTTTTTCTTTTTTGGAAGGTGTTGATACTTTGGTTCTTTCTGCGATATATCGAGAATTACCTAATATTATGAGAACTAAGAGGCGTTCTCATCTTACTGTGGAAGAGTCTTTGGATTTTTTTGCGAAAAGCGGGGCCAGTAGGTTGGTAATAAGTCATATAGGACACGTCTTGCAAAGAAATCTCGATGAATATAAAGGTGTAGCTGGGCTGGAATTCGCTGATGAAGGGCAAGAGTTAAGGTTTTTTATTAATGAGTGA